A stretch of the Arthrobacter stackebrandtii genome encodes the following:
- the rapZ gene encoding RNase adapter RapZ, with protein MTEQQDETSTVDGDLTPIKPVESELLVVTGMSGAGRSTAANALEDHGWYVIENLPPQMLGTLSELVSRMPGALPKLAVVVDVRGKALFADIRESLNALSAAGVAYRVLFLDASDDTLVRRFEQGRRPHPLQKDGRILDGIAAERVLLAEMKAQAEMLLDTSDLNVHQLGSAVTELFSESGPVVLTLTVMSFGFKYGLPVDANYVADVRFIPNPHWIPQLRPLTGQDEAVSNFVLKDNGAADFVDRYVHALEPVLEGYRRENKHYATIAIGCTGGKHRSVAVAIELAKRLSQLPRVTTSIRHRDLGRE; from the coding sequence ATGACAGAACAGCAGGACGAAACCTCAACCGTGGATGGGGACCTGACTCCCATCAAGCCTGTCGAATCGGAACTTCTGGTTGTCACCGGCATGTCCGGGGCCGGCCGAAGCACGGCCGCCAATGCCCTCGAAGACCACGGCTGGTACGTAATTGAGAACCTGCCGCCGCAGATGCTCGGCACACTGTCCGAGCTTGTCTCGCGCATGCCGGGGGCGCTGCCCAAGCTGGCCGTCGTCGTCGACGTGCGCGGCAAGGCCCTCTTCGCCGACATCCGCGAATCACTCAACGCCCTGTCCGCCGCCGGCGTCGCCTACCGGGTGCTGTTCCTGGACGCCAGCGACGACACCCTGGTGCGCCGCTTCGAGCAGGGCCGCCGCCCGCACCCGCTCCAGAAGGACGGGCGCATCCTCGACGGCATCGCCGCCGAGCGCGTGCTGCTCGCCGAGATGAAGGCCCAGGCGGAAATGCTCCTGGACACCTCCGACTTGAACGTCCACCAGCTGGGTTCAGCCGTCACGGAGCTGTTCTCCGAGTCCGGCCCGGTGGTGCTGACCCTGACCGTCATGAGCTTCGGCTTCAAGTACGGCCTGCCCGTGGACGCCAACTATGTTGCCGACGTCCGCTTCATCCCCAACCCACACTGGATCCCGCAGCTGCGCCCGCTCACAGGCCAGGACGAGGCCGTCAGCAACTTTGTCCTCAAGGACAACGGCGCGGCAGACTTCGTGGACCGCTACGTCCACGCCCTGGAACCAGTGCTGGAAGGCTACCGCCGCGAGAACAAGCACTATGCCACGATCGCCATTGGCTGCACGGGCGGCAAGCACCGTTCGGTCGCCGTCGCCATTGAACTGGCCAAGCGCCTGAGCCAGCTGCCCCGCGTCACCACCAGCATCCGCCACCGCGACCTCGGCCGGGAGTAG
- a CDS encoding gluconeogenesis factor YvcK family protein — MYTGILPIIPSAAKLSGPESAVQVAALGGGHGLAASLSALRLITGNITAVVTVADDGGSSGRLREELGVLPPGDLRMALAALCDDTDWGRTWRDVMQHRFTSREGISGSLDNHALGNLLIVTLWELLGDTVAGLRWAGALLGARGEVLPMASVPLTIEGRAKDNGVPGPLITGQSVLAKAGELDYVQLMPQDAPACAEAVEAIHNADWVVLGPGSWYTSVLPHLLLPEMRDALCTTKAKRLLTMNLDVNDAEAAGMNAADHLHVIARYAPGFTVDVVLADPRSIADVDEFRAAAAMMGAQVVFGMVEGTAGKAVHDPLRLAASYRDIFGGY; from the coding sequence GTGTACACGGGAATTTTGCCGATCATTCCGTCGGCAGCGAAATTGTCGGGCCCGGAATCGGCAGTGCAGGTGGCAGCCCTCGGCGGCGGGCACGGGCTGGCCGCCTCCCTCTCCGCCCTGCGCCTGATCACCGGCAACATCACCGCCGTCGTCACGGTCGCTGACGACGGCGGTTCCTCCGGCCGCCTGCGCGAAGAGTTGGGCGTCCTTCCCCCGGGCGACCTCCGCATGGCGCTGGCCGCACTGTGTGACGACACCGACTGGGGCCGCACCTGGCGCGACGTCATGCAGCACCGCTTCACCTCCCGCGAGGGCATCTCGGGTTCCCTCGACAACCACGCCTTGGGGAACCTGCTGATTGTCACCTTGTGGGAGCTGTTGGGCGACACCGTGGCCGGACTGCGCTGGGCGGGTGCCCTGCTGGGCGCCCGCGGCGAGGTGCTGCCCATGGCCAGCGTGCCCCTCACCATTGAAGGGCGGGCCAAGGACAACGGCGTTCCAGGCCCGCTCATCACCGGGCAGTCGGTCCTGGCCAAGGCGGGAGAACTCGACTATGTCCAGCTCATGCCGCAGGACGCACCGGCGTGTGCGGAGGCCGTCGAGGCAATCCACAACGCCGACTGGGTGGTCCTGGGCCCCGGTTCCTGGTACACGTCCGTGCTGCCGCACCTGCTGCTGCCGGAAATGCGCGACGCCCTGTGCACCACCAAGGCCAAGCGGCTGCTCACCATGAACCTGGACGTCAACGATGCCGAGGCAGCCGGCATGAACGCCGCAGACCACCTGCATGTCATCGCCCGCTACGCGCCGGGATTCACGGTCGATGTGGTGCTGGCCGATCCGCGGTCCATCGCCGACGTTGACGAGTTCCGGGCAGCCGCAGCCATGATGGGCGCGCAGGTGGTGTTCGGCATGGTCGAAGGCACGGCCGGCAAGGCGGTCCATGACCCGTTGCGGCTGGCCGCGTCATACCGCGATATTTTTGGGGGATATTAG
- a CDS encoding phosphoglycerate kinase, with amino-acid sequence MTLHTLNELIDEGVRGRYVLVRSDLNVPLDGSNVTDDGRIKASLPVIKALANAGARVLVSAHLGRPKGAPEAKYSLAPAVTRLAELAPELNATLAADTTGPAAQAAAAALADGSVLVLENVRFDARETSKVDGERAAFAAELAALTGDNGAYVDDAFGAVHRKHASVFDIAKALPSYQGDLVKTELEVLRKLTTESERPYVVVLGGSKVSDKLAVIDNLIGKADSILVGGGMLFTFLAAQGFKVGASLLEVDQIPVVQDYLARAAAAGTTFVLPTDIVVAAAFAADAANEVVPATDMEASSFGATGLGLDIGPETGAAFATAIAGAKTVFWNGPMGVFEFAAFAEGTRAVAAALAANSSNGGFTVVGGGDSASAVRSLGFEDAAFGHISTGGGASLEFLEGKELPGLVALER; translated from the coding sequence ATGACTCTTCACACCCTCAACGAACTTATCGATGAAGGTGTCCGCGGGCGGTACGTACTGGTCAGAAGTGACCTGAACGTGCCGCTCGACGGCTCTAACGTCACAGACGACGGGCGCATCAAGGCATCCCTGCCCGTCATCAAGGCACTGGCAAATGCCGGCGCACGCGTCCTGGTCAGCGCCCACCTGGGCCGGCCCAAGGGAGCTCCCGAGGCAAAGTACTCACTGGCCCCGGCCGTGACGCGCCTGGCTGAACTGGCCCCCGAATTGAACGCGACACTGGCAGCCGACACCACCGGTCCCGCCGCCCAGGCGGCTGCTGCCGCCCTGGCCGACGGCTCCGTCCTGGTGCTCGAGAATGTGCGTTTTGACGCCCGCGAGACCTCCAAGGTCGACGGCGAACGCGCGGCTTTCGCTGCCGAGCTCGCCGCCCTCACAGGGGACAACGGCGCCTACGTTGACGACGCCTTCGGTGCGGTGCACCGCAAGCACGCCAGCGTGTTCGACATTGCCAAGGCACTGCCGTCCTACCAGGGCGACCTGGTCAAGACCGAGCTCGAGGTGCTGCGCAAGCTCACCACCGAGTCCGAGCGGCCCTACGTGGTGGTGCTGGGCGGATCCAAGGTCTCCGACAAGCTGGCCGTGATCGACAACCTGATCGGCAAGGCAGACTCCATCCTGGTGGGCGGCGGAATGCTGTTCACCTTCCTGGCAGCCCAAGGCTTCAAGGTGGGTGCCTCCCTGCTTGAGGTCGACCAGATCCCCGTGGTCCAGGACTACCTGGCACGCGCAGCCGCGGCAGGCACCACGTTCGTGCTGCCCACCGACATTGTGGTTGCGGCGGCGTTTGCCGCCGACGCGGCCAACGAGGTCGTGCCGGCGACGGACATGGAGGCAAGCTCCTTCGGCGCCACCGGGCTCGGCCTGGACATCGGACCCGAAACCGGTGCCGCGTTTGCCACGGCCATCGCCGGAGCCAAGACGGTCTTCTGGAACGGCCCCATGGGCGTGTTCGAGTTTGCCGCCTTCGCAGAGGGCACCCGCGCCGTGGCAGCAGCCCTGGCCGCGAACAGCAGCAACGGCGGCTTCACCGTCGTCGGCGGCGGCGACTCCGCCTCCGCAGTCCGCTCGCTCGGTTTTGAGGATGCCGCCTTCGGGCACATCTCCACCGGCGGCGGTGCCAGCCTGGAATTCCTTGAAGGCAAGGAACTCCCCGGACTGGTTGCACTGGAACGCTAG
- the gap gene encoding type I glyceraldehyde-3-phosphate dehydrogenase, which yields MTTRIGINGFGRIGRNYFRAALAQGADIDIVAVNDLTSPETLAHLLKYDSVTGRLAASVEVVDGHLVVNGKTIQVFAERDPSNLPWGELGVDIVIESTGFFTKAAGAQKHIDAGAKKVLISAPASDEDITIVMGVNDDLYDPAAHNIISNASCTTNCLGPLAKVLNDNFGLERGLMTTIHAYTADQNLQDGPHSDLRRARAAAINMVPTSTGAAKAIGLVLPELKGKLDGYAIRVPVPTGSATDLTATVSREVTVEEVNAAYKAAAAEGKLAGYLTYTEDPIVSSDIVTDPSSSIFDSGLTKVIGNQVKVVSWYDNEWGYSNRLVDLTKLVASKL from the coding sequence GTGACTACTCGTATTGGTATCAACGGGTTCGGCCGCATCGGCCGCAACTACTTCCGCGCCGCCCTTGCCCAGGGTGCCGACATTGACATCGTTGCCGTCAATGACCTGACCAGCCCTGAGACCCTGGCACACCTGCTCAAGTACGACTCCGTAACCGGCCGCCTGGCCGCCAGCGTTGAAGTTGTGGACGGCCACCTGGTTGTCAACGGCAAGACCATCCAGGTCTTCGCCGAGCGCGATCCCTCCAACCTCCCCTGGGGCGAGCTGGGTGTTGACATCGTCATCGAGTCCACCGGCTTCTTCACCAAGGCAGCAGGGGCACAGAAGCACATCGATGCAGGCGCCAAGAAGGTCCTGATCTCCGCACCGGCCTCCGACGAGGACATCACGATCGTCATGGGCGTCAACGACGACCTGTACGACCCGGCTGCGCACAACATCATCTCCAACGCATCCTGCACCACCAACTGCCTCGGCCCGCTGGCCAAGGTCCTGAACGACAACTTCGGCCTGGAGCGCGGTCTCATGACCACCATCCACGCCTACACTGCCGACCAGAACCTGCAGGACGGCCCGCACAGCGACCTCCGCCGTGCACGCGCCGCCGCCATCAACATGGTCCCCACCTCCACGGGTGCGGCCAAGGCCATCGGCCTGGTCCTGCCGGAGCTCAAGGGCAAGCTCGACGGCTACGCCATCCGCGTGCCCGTCCCCACGGGTTCCGCCACCGACCTGACCGCAACCGTCAGCCGCGAGGTCACTGTTGAGGAAGTCAACGCCGCCTACAAGGCTGCAGCCGCCGAAGGCAAGCTGGCCGGCTACCTGACGTACACCGAGGATCCCATCGTTTCCTCCGACATCGTCACGGACCCGTCCTCCTCGATCTTCGACTCGGGCCTGACCAAGGTCATTGGCAACCAGGTCAAGGTTGTTTCCTGGTACGACAACGAGTGGGGCTACTCCAACCGCCTGGTCGACCTGACCAAGCTCGTCGCCTCGAAGCTCTAA
- the whiA gene encoding DNA-binding protein WhiA, translating to MALTAAVKEELSRLEIKKSSVRKAEVSALLRFAGGLHIISGRIVIEAEVDTAATARRLRLAIAEMYGHQSEIVVVSGGGLRRGSRYVVRVVRDGEALARQSGLLDGRGRPVRGLPSAVVNGSTADAEAVWRGAFLAHGSLTEPGRSSALEVTCPGPEAALALVGAARRLDIAAKARDVRGVDRVVIRDGDTIGELLVRMGAHDTFLVWEERRMRKEVRATANRLANFDDANLRRSAQAAVAAGARVERALEILGDDVPDHLQYAGALRVAHKQASLDELGRLADPPLTKDAIAGRIRRLLAMADKKAKDLGIPGTESNVTFDMLDG from the coding sequence ATGGCGCTGACAGCGGCGGTAAAAGAGGAACTCTCCCGTCTGGAGATCAAGAAATCCTCGGTGCGCAAGGCTGAAGTCTCAGCCCTGCTGCGATTCGCCGGGGGATTGCACATCATCTCCGGGCGCATCGTGATCGAGGCCGAGGTGGACACGGCGGCAACGGCCCGCCGGCTGCGCCTGGCCATCGCCGAGATGTACGGGCACCAAAGCGAGATCGTCGTCGTTTCCGGCGGCGGGCTGCGGCGCGGCAGCCGCTACGTGGTGCGCGTTGTCCGCGACGGTGAGGCACTGGCGCGCCAGAGCGGCCTGCTCGACGGCAGGGGACGTCCCGTGCGCGGGCTGCCGTCCGCCGTCGTCAATGGTTCGACGGCGGATGCCGAGGCGGTCTGGCGCGGCGCCTTCCTGGCGCACGGCTCCCTGACGGAACCCGGCCGCTCCTCGGCCCTGGAAGTCACCTGCCCCGGCCCGGAGGCCGCGCTTGCCCTGGTGGGCGCCGCCCGACGGCTGGACATTGCCGCCAAGGCGCGCGACGTCCGCGGCGTGGACCGGGTGGTCATCCGCGACGGCGACACCATCGGTGAACTGCTGGTCCGCATGGGTGCCCACGACACCTTCCTCGTCTGGGAGGAGCGGCGCATGCGCAAGGAGGTGCGGGCAACCGCCAACCGCCTGGCCAACTTTGACGACGCCAACCTGCGCCGCTCGGCCCAGGCCGCCGTGGCTGCCGGCGCCCGGGTGGAGCGTGCCCTGGAGATCCTCGGCGACGACGTCCCGGACCACCTGCAATATGCCGGCGCCCTGCGCGTGGCCCACAAGCAGGCGAGCCTGGACGAGCTGGGCCGGCTGGCCGACCCTCCGCTGACCAAGGACGCCATCGCCGGGCGCATCCGCCGCCTGCTGGCCATGGCGGACAAGAAAGCCAAGGACCTGGGCATCCCGGGCACTGAGTCCAACGTCACTTTTGACATGCTGGATGGCTAA
- the pgl gene encoding 6-phosphogluconolactonase, whose translation MSSNIRVTPHPSFDVLAATTAARLITRLLDVQSERGEATVVLTGGSVGIATLAAVAASPARLAVDWGKVNFWFGDDRFVETGSPDRNLRQASEALLDHIPVDPARVHAMAASDTAADVDEAAALYVAELAAAAAAEWENDDASPAQAPAVPRFDVLLLGLGPDAHIASLFPEMAGIRTKGTPAVGVRNSPKPPPERVSLTLEAINSAQEIWIVAAGADKAAAVGLGLAGASEVQVPASGARGVNKTLWLLDEAAAAKVPGALMRREP comes from the coding sequence ATGAGTTCAAACATCCGTGTCACCCCGCACCCCTCCTTCGATGTGCTGGCCGCCACCACGGCTGCCCGGCTCATCACCCGGCTGCTGGACGTCCAGAGTGAACGCGGCGAAGCAACCGTGGTGCTGACCGGCGGCAGCGTCGGCATTGCCACGCTCGCCGCAGTCGCCGCATCCCCCGCCCGCCTCGCGGTCGACTGGGGCAAGGTCAACTTCTGGTTCGGCGACGACCGCTTTGTGGAAACCGGCTCGCCTGACCGCAACCTCCGCCAGGCTTCTGAGGCGCTGCTGGACCACATCCCCGTGGACCCGGCGCGCGTGCACGCAATGGCTGCCAGCGACACCGCAGCCGATGTGGACGAGGCCGCGGCACTGTACGTTGCGGAGCTCGCCGCCGCGGCGGCTGCGGAGTGGGAGAACGACGACGCGTCCCCGGCACAGGCGCCCGCCGTCCCCCGCTTCGACGTGCTGCTGCTGGGCCTGGGCCCGGACGCACACATCGCCTCGCTGTTCCCGGAGATGGCAGGCATCCGCACCAAGGGCACTCCCGCAGTGGGCGTGCGCAACTCCCCCAAGCCGCCGCCGGAGCGCGTGTCCCTGACCCTTGAGGCCATCAACTCGGCCCAGGAAATCTGGATCGTGGCCGCAGGGGCGGACAAGGCCGCCGCGGTGGGCCTGGGCCTGGCCGGTGCCAGCGAGGTGCAGGTGCCTGCATCGGGTGCACGCGGCGTCAACAAGACGCTGTGGCTGCTCGACGAAGCGGCCGCCGCCAAGGTGCCGGGCGCCCTCATGCGCCGCGAGCCCTAG
- a CDS encoding superoxide dismutase, whose translation MTKYTLPELSYDYAALEPNISARIMELHHSKHHAAYVAGANQALEQLAEARESNNFANINRFSKDLAFHLGGHTNHSIFWNNMSPDGGDKPEGELAAAIDDAFGSFDAFRAHFTAAAMGIQGSGWALLSYEGLGGNMVIEQLFDQQGNVPVATTPLLMLDMWEHAFYLDYVNVKADYVKAFWNLVNWADVSKRFEAARKNATSLILP comes from the coding sequence GTGACTAAGTACACACTTCCAGAACTCAGCTATGACTACGCTGCTCTGGAGCCCAATATTTCCGCCCGCATCATGGAATTGCACCACAGCAAGCACCACGCAGCATACGTTGCCGGTGCAAACCAGGCCCTTGAGCAGCTGGCAGAGGCCCGCGAAAGCAACAACTTCGCCAATATCAACAGGTTCTCCAAAGACTTGGCATTCCACCTCGGCGGCCACACCAACCACTCCATCTTCTGGAACAACATGTCACCGGACGGCGGCGACAAGCCTGAGGGCGAGCTCGCAGCAGCAATCGACGACGCCTTCGGCTCCTTCGACGCCTTCCGCGCCCACTTCACCGCCGCCGCCATGGGCATCCAGGGCTCCGGCTGGGCGCTGCTGTCCTACGAGGGCCTCGGCGGCAACATGGTCATCGAGCAGCTGTTCGACCAGCAGGGCAACGTCCCCGTGGCCACCACCCCGCTGCTGATGCTGGACATGTGGGAGCACGCCTTCTACCTGGACTACGTCAACGTCAAGGCTGACTACGTCAAGGCATTCTGGAACCTCGTGAACTGGGCCGACGTGTCCAAGCGCTTTGAGGCGGCCCGCAAGAACGCCACCTCGCTGATCCTGCCGTAA
- a CDS encoding glucose-6-phosphate dehydrogenase assembly protein OpcA → MIVELPNTTTSKITKEIVKMREQGGVVALGRVLTLVVITKNGLEEEAIAAANLASREHPCRIIVLATGSSGEETRLDGEIRVGGDAGASEVIVLRGYGELAVENESIVSALLLPDAPIVAWWPNEAPQVPSKSPVGRIAHRRITDSANADDPRDALKHIALTYAAGDTDLAWTRLTNWRIQLAAALDQYDGADPITGLRVEGASDSPSTLLLASWLHKALQVPISVVEDPRGTGIRQVVIERSKGNVELTRPGSLEAVLSQPGQPQQQISLPRRSLQDCLAEELRRLDPDDVFGEVVTEGLQKLLAEEEVVQS, encoded by the coding sequence ATGATCGTTGAACTGCCCAACACAACCACCTCCAAGATCACCAAGGAGATCGTCAAGATGCGCGAGCAGGGCGGCGTTGTCGCCCTGGGCCGTGTCCTGACACTGGTGGTCATCACCAAAAACGGCCTGGAGGAGGAAGCCATCGCGGCGGCCAACCTGGCCAGCCGGGAGCACCCCTGCCGCATCATCGTGCTCGCGACCGGTTCATCCGGGGAGGAAACCCGCCTCGACGGTGAAATCCGCGTGGGCGGCGACGCCGGTGCCTCCGAGGTCATCGTGCTGCGTGGCTACGGCGAACTGGCGGTGGAGAACGAGTCCATCGTCTCCGCGCTGCTGCTGCCGGACGCGCCCATCGTGGCATGGTGGCCCAATGAGGCACCGCAGGTTCCGAGCAAGTCGCCCGTGGGCCGCATCGCCCACCGCCGGATCACCGATTCCGCCAACGCGGATGACCCCCGCGACGCGCTCAAGCACATCGCCTTGACGTACGCGGCCGGCGACACCGACCTTGCCTGGACGCGCCTGACCAACTGGCGCATCCAGCTCGCAGCCGCCCTTGACCAGTACGACGGCGCGGACCCCATCACGGGGCTCCGGGTCGAGGGTGCCAGCGACTCCCCCAGCACACTGCTGCTGGCGTCGTGGCTGCACAAGGCACTGCAGGTCCCCATCTCCGTGGTGGAGGATCCGCGCGGCACCGGCATCCGCCAGGTTGTCATCGAGCGGTCAAAGGGCAATGTGGAACTCACCCGCCCCGGCAGCCTCGAGGCCGTGCTGAGCCAGCCGGGCCAGCCCCAGCAACAAATTTCCCTGCCGCGGCGGTCCCTCCAGGACTGCCTGGCCGAGGAACTGCGCCGTCTTGATCCGGACGACGTGTTTGGCGAAGTTGTCACCGAAGGCTTGCAAAAGCTATTGGCAGAAGAAGAGGTTGTCCAGTCATGA
- the tpiA gene encoding triose-phosphate isomerase, translating to MTTSTNGNFDRTPLIAGNWKMNMDHVQGITLLQKLAWTLSDARHDFARVEVAVFPPFTDLRGVQTLVQGDKLKLAYGGQDLSDKDSGAYTGDISGAFLNKLGCAYVLVGHSERREIHGEGDELLNAKVKAAFRNDVTPVLCAGEGLEIRKAGTHVEHTVAQVRGGVAGLTAEEAAKLVIAYEPVWAIGTGEVAGPEDAQEMCAAIRAELAELFDAETAAKTRLLYGGSVKANNVAAIMSERDVDGVLVGGASLDAGEFASIARFESHLVTK from the coding sequence ATGACTACTTCAACGAACGGCAATTTTGACCGGACGCCGCTGATCGCAGGCAACTGGAAGATGAACATGGACCACGTCCAGGGCATCACCCTCCTGCAGAAGCTGGCATGGACGCTGTCCGACGCCCGCCATGACTTTGCCCGGGTGGAAGTTGCTGTCTTCCCTCCCTTCACCGACCTGCGCGGTGTGCAGACCCTGGTCCAGGGCGACAAGCTCAAGCTCGCCTACGGCGGCCAGGACCTCTCCGACAAGGACTCCGGCGCCTACACCGGCGACATCTCCGGTGCCTTCCTGAACAAGCTCGGCTGCGCATACGTCCTGGTGGGCCACAGCGAACGCCGCGAAATCCACGGTGAAGGCGACGAGCTGCTCAACGCCAAGGTCAAGGCCGCGTTCCGCAACGACGTCACGCCCGTGCTGTGCGCCGGTGAAGGCCTGGAGATCCGCAAGGCCGGCACCCACGTCGAGCACACCGTCGCCCAGGTCCGCGGCGGAGTCGCCGGCCTGACCGCCGAGGAAGCCGCCAAGCTCGTCATCGCCTACGAGCCCGTCTGGGCCATCGGCACCGGCGAAGTGGCCGGCCCGGAAGATGCACAGGAAATGTGTGCCGCCATCCGTGCCGAACTCGCCGAACTCTTCGACGCCGAAACGGCCGCCAAGACACGCCTCCTCTACGGCGGCTCGGTCAAGGCGAACAACGTGGCGGCCATCATGTCCGAGCGTGACGTCGACGGTGTCCTGGTGGGCGGCGCAAGCCTCGATGCCGGCGAGTTCGCCAGCATCGCCCGCTTTGAAAGCCACCTCGTCACGAAGTAG
- the secG gene encoding preprotein translocase subunit SecG: MLKGPSVEALQIALQILLGVTSLLLTLLILLHKGRGGGLSDMFGGGMSSNLGSSGVAERNLNRFTVVLGIVWGLVIIGLGLIMSYGNIGG, translated from the coding sequence ATGCTGAAAGGCCCCTCCGTGGAAGCTCTACAAATCGCACTGCAGATTCTTTTGGGTGTCACCAGCCTGCTGCTGACCCTGTTGATCCTGCTGCACAAGGGCCGCGGCGGCGGCCTCTCTGACATGTTTGGCGGCGGCATGAGCTCAAACCTCGGTTCGTCAGGTGTTGCCGAGCGCAACCTGAACCGCTTCACAGTGGTCCTGGGCATCGTCTGGGGCCTGGTCATCATCGGCCTCGGCCTGATAATGTCCTACGGCAACATTGGCGGCTAG
- the zwf gene encoding glucose-6-phosphate dehydrogenase — MSTSATRHNENPLRDSRDRRLSRVAGPSSLVLFGVTGDLARKKLMPAVYDLANRGLLPPSFALVGFARRQWSDEQFAKEVRASVEAYCRTPFDEAVWNQLREGIRFVEGEFDDGDAFERLKSTLAGLDASRGTRGNHAFYLSIPPKAFEQVCRQLSEHGLAQTEDESWRRVVIEKPFGHNLESARALNNIVESVFPADAVFRIDHYLGKETVQNILALRFANQFFEPLWNANYVDHVQITMAEDIGTGGRAGYYDGVGAARDVIQNHLLQLLALTAMEEPISFNADHLRAEKEKVLAAVKLPDDLSTHSARGQFAGGWQGGEQVLGYLDEEGIPADSTTETYAALRLDINTRRWAGVPFYLRAGKRLGRRVTEIAVVFKRAPNLLFTDHEDDDFGQNAVVIRVQPDEGVTIRFGSKVPGTQMEVRDVTMDFGYGHAFTESSPEAYERLILDVLLGEPPLFPRHEEVELSWKILDPFEEYWAAEGIQPESYEPGSWGPASADELLTRDGRMWRRP; from the coding sequence ATGTCCACTTCTGCTACACGACACAATGAAAACCCGCTCCGGGACAGCCGCGACCGCCGGCTGTCCCGGGTGGCGGGCCCGTCGTCCCTGGTGCTCTTTGGAGTGACCGGGGACCTGGCGCGCAAGAAGCTCATGCCCGCCGTCTACGACCTCGCCAACCGCGGACTTCTCCCGCCCAGCTTTGCGCTGGTGGGCTTTGCCCGCCGCCAGTGGAGCGACGAACAGTTTGCCAAGGAGGTGCGCGCCTCCGTGGAGGCGTACTGCCGCACGCCCTTTGACGAGGCCGTCTGGAACCAGCTGCGCGAGGGCATCCGCTTCGTTGAGGGTGAATTTGACGACGGCGACGCATTCGAACGGCTCAAGTCCACCCTGGCAGGGCTGGATGCAAGCCGCGGCACGCGCGGCAACCACGCGTTCTACCTGTCCATCCCGCCGAAGGCGTTTGAGCAGGTCTGCCGCCAGCTGTCCGAGCACGGCCTGGCACAGACGGAGGATGAGAGCTGGCGCCGGGTGGTCATTGAAAAGCCCTTCGGCCACAACTTGGAGTCCGCCCGCGCCCTGAACAACATTGTGGAGTCGGTGTTCCCTGCCGACGCCGTGTTCCGGATCGACCACTACCTGGGCAAGGAGACGGTACAGAACATCCTGGCGCTGCGCTTTGCCAACCAGTTCTTCGAGCCTCTCTGGAACGCCAACTACGTCGACCATGTCCAGATCACCATGGCCGAGGACATTGGCACCGGCGGCCGTGCCGGCTACTACGACGGCGTGGGCGCAGCCCGCGACGTCATCCAGAACCACCTGCTGCAGCTTCTCGCGCTGACGGCCATGGAGGAGCCCATCTCCTTCAACGCCGACCACCTGCGCGCTGAAAAGGAAAAGGTCTTGGCAGCAGTCAAGCTGCCGGACGACCTCTCCACCCACTCGGCACGCGGGCAGTTTGCCGGCGGCTGGCAGGGCGGTGAGCAGGTCTTGGGCTACCTGGACGAAGAGGGCATTCCCGCCGATTCGACCACGGAAACCTACGCCGCGCTGCGCCTGGACATCAACACCCGCCGCTGGGCGGGCGTGCCGTTCTACCTGCGGGCAGGCAAGCGCCTGGGCCGCCGCGTGACGGAGATCGCCGTGGTGTTCAAGCGTGCACCCAACCTGCTGTTCACCGACCATGAAGACGACGACTTCGGCCAGAACGCCGTCGTCATCCGCGTCCAGCCGGACGAGGGCGTGACCATCCGCTTCGGCTCCAAGGTGCCGGGCACGCAGATGGAGGTCCGCGACGTCACCATGGACTTTGGCTACGGACATGCCTTCACCGAGTCCAGCCCGGAAGCGTACGAGCGCCTCATCCTGGATGTGCTGCTCGGCGAACCGCCCCTGTTCCCCCGCCATGAAGAGGTGGAACTGTCCTGGAAGATCCTTGACCCGTTCGAGGAATACTGGGCAGCCGAGGGCATCCAGCCTGAAAGCTACGAACCCGGCAGCTGGGGCCCCGCCTCAGCCGACGAACTGTTGACCCGAGACGGAAGGATGTGGCGGCGTCCATGA